From the genome of Gilliamella sp. wkB7, one region includes:
- the lipB gene encoding lipoyl(octanoyl) transferase LipB — protein MITNNIIIRELHTQPYMQTYQAMHDFTLNRNEQTPDEIWLVEHYPVFTQGRVGKPEHLLHQTDIPIVATDRGGQITYHAPGQQIMYILFDLKRRKISIRDIVSCLEKCVIQTLAHYDIMSYAKAEAPGVYIDHKKICSLGLHIKRGCTLHGLALNIDMDLAPFKNINPCGYAGLQMTQLKEFVPQINRSELKQLLTNNFINLLTN, from the coding sequence ATGATCACAAACAATATTATAATTAGAGAGTTACATACTCAACCTTACATGCAAACCTATCAAGCTATGCATGATTTTACGCTCAATCGCAATGAACAAACGCCTGATGAAATATGGCTAGTTGAGCACTATCCTGTTTTTACGCAAGGCAGAGTTGGCAAACCAGAACATTTATTACATCAAACAGACATTCCAATTGTCGCAACCGATCGTGGTGGACAAATTACCTATCATGCGCCCGGTCAGCAAATTATGTATATCTTATTTGATTTAAAACGTCGTAAAATAAGTATTCGTGATATTGTTAGCTGTTTAGAAAAATGCGTCATTCAAACTTTGGCACATTATGATATTATGTCTTATGCTAAAGCAGAAGCTCCCGGTGTGTATATTGATCACAAAAAGATTTGCTCTTTAGGATTACATATCAAACGAGGATGTACACTGCATGGGCTTGCATTAAATATCGATATGGATCTGGCACCATTTAAAAACATTAATCCTTGTGGTTACGCAGGATTGCAGATGACTCAATTAAAAGAATTTGTCCCACAAATTAACCGTTCTGAATTAAAACAATTGTTGACCAACAATTTTATTAATCTGTTAACAAACTAA
- the lipA gene encoding lipoyl synthase has translation MQNNETIVRSSKYRDADKTRLIPTVTLEDAAPLKKPDWMKIKIPVHSTNIAHIKSTMRKHGLHSVCEEASCPNLAECFNHGTATFMILGDICTRRCPFCDVAHGRPLPPDREEPVKLAQTIQEMKLRYVVITSVDRDDLKDGGASHFADCTREIRALSPNIKVETLTPDFRGCIDEAVEVLSDNPPDVFNHNLENIPRLYKKIRPGANYVGSLKLLSAFKEKHPDIPTKSGLMVGLGETNEELIQVLKDLRTHGVTMLTLGQYLQPSKYHLPVERYVSPEEFDELKQIALGMGFTHAACGPFVRSSYHADLQAMGKEVK, from the coding sequence ATGCAAAATAATGAAACCATAGTCAGAAGTTCAAAATATCGAGATGCGGATAAAACACGACTCATTCCAACCGTTACGTTAGAAGATGCAGCGCCTTTAAAAAAACCCGATTGGATGAAAATCAAAATACCAGTTCATTCCACCAATATTGCGCATATTAAAAGTACGATGCGTAAACATGGATTACATTCCGTATGTGAAGAAGCATCTTGCCCTAACTTAGCCGAATGTTTTAATCATGGTACCGCCACTTTTATGATTTTAGGGGATATCTGCACACGACGATGTCCATTTTGTGATGTTGCGCACGGACGACCATTACCTCCAGACCGCGAAGAACCGGTTAAACTCGCTCAAACCATTCAAGAGATGAAATTGCGTTATGTGGTAATAACTTCTGTAGATCGTGATGATTTAAAAGATGGTGGAGCCAGCCATTTTGCAGACTGTACTCGCGAAATTCGCGCATTAAGTCCAAATATTAAAGTTGAAACGCTCACACCTGATTTTCGCGGTTGTATCGATGAGGCTGTCGAAGTATTAAGTGATAATCCACCTGATGTATTTAACCACAATTTAGAGAATATTCCGCGATTATATAAAAAGATACGCCCTGGTGCCAATTATGTAGGTTCACTTAAATTATTATCGGCATTCAAAGAAAAACACCCAGATATTCCGACAAAGTCAGGTTTAATGGTTGGACTTGGTGAAACCAATGAAGAGTTAATTCAGGTTCTAAAAGATTTACGAACTCATGGCGTAACCATGTTAACACTGGGGCAATATTTACAACCAAGTAAGTATCACTTACCCGTCGAGCGTTATGTTTCACCAGAAGAATTTGACGAACTCAAGCAAATTGCCTTAGGTATGGGATTTACTCATGCGGCCTGCGGACCATTTGTTCGATCCTCTTATCATGCTGATTTACAAGCGATGGGAAAAGAGGTGAAGTAA
- a CDS encoding PAAR domain-containing protein, protein MSKYRGVIRLGDDTDHGGKVITGSTTIKVCGKPIARVGDLVSCPIHKHGVNPIVEGEATMKDQGKKIALDGHHAACGCALISSLPEVGKS, encoded by the coding sequence ATGAGTAAGTATCGAGGCGTCATTCGATTAGGAGATGATACAGATCATGGTGGTAAAGTCATTACTGGATCAACAACGATAAAAGTATGTGGAAAACCAATTGCACGTGTTGGCGATCTTGTCAGTTGTCCAATACATAAACATGGAGTTAACCCAATTGTTGAAGGTGAAGCAACAATGAAAGATCAGGGTAAAAAAATCGCCTTAGATGGACATCATGCTGCCTGTGGTTGTGCCTTAATCTCTTCACTGCCTGAAGTAGGAAAAAGCTGA